The following proteins come from a genomic window of Methanosarcina sp. MTP4:
- a CDS encoding isopropylmalate synthase, with product MKVYESYDDLPKLKLPYGNEIFISDSTIRDGSQMPGIVLKRDHKLQIYEYLHEIGIEKLEAFVFNQRDKDAVKLMFDRGYECPEITGWSRASRGDIDKILEVDGLEETGILMSVSDTHIKSKMRLSGREEAEEKYLDALQYAVDHGLRTRAHLEDMTRADNYNFVFPLIEKIMEIDPDCIIRVCDTVGYGLPYIGIDEPYGIPKIMEHLKKEIKVKNIETHIHDDYGMGTASSIAGYWYGANWSSVTFLGIGERAGNTGMEKILLFLADRVEGFEKYNLEPISRFTDFMEKALGLRIPRNKPVVGKNIFAHESGIHAAGILKNPFNYEPYPPELIGRERLLLIGDSSGLEIIRHKVQETLNELLGVETAVEKDDERLLNIQQEIQKLYDNEERVSSISDEELLAYVEKYFLCQSICDPVHAGGRGKFAKKR from the coding sequence ATGAAGGTTTACGAATCATATGACGATTTACCCAAGTTAAAGCTGCCCTACGGAAATGAGATTTTCATCAGTGATAGCACAATCCGCGACGGCTCCCAGATGCCGGGGATAGTCCTGAAAAGGGACCACAAGCTTCAGATCTACGAGTACCTCCACGAGATAGGAATTGAAAAACTGGAAGCTTTTGTCTTCAACCAGAGAGATAAGGACGCCGTAAAGCTCATGTTTGACAGGGGATACGAGTGCCCCGAGATCACGGGCTGGTCAAGGGCTTCTCGCGGGGACATTGATAAGATCCTGGAAGTTGACGGGCTCGAAGAAACAGGAATATTAATGTCGGTCTCGGATACCCACATAAAGTCCAAAATGCGGCTTTCAGGAAGGGAGGAAGCAGAGGAGAAATACCTTGATGCCCTCCAGTACGCCGTTGACCATGGGCTTCGCACCCGGGCTCACCTGGAAGACATGACAAGAGCTGACAACTACAACTTCGTCTTCCCACTTATCGAAAAAATCATGGAAATCGATCCTGACTGCATTATCAGGGTCTGCGACACAGTAGGGTACGGGCTTCCGTACATAGGAATTGATGAACCTTACGGGATCCCGAAAATAATGGAACATCTGAAAAAAGAGATAAAAGTCAAGAACATCGAGACCCATATTCATGACGATTACGGGATGGGGACAGCAAGTTCCATTGCAGGATACTGGTATGGAGCTAACTGGAGCAGTGTAACCTTCCTCGGAATAGGAGAGCGTGCAGGAAATACGGGGATGGAAAAAATCCTCCTTTTCCTGGCAGACCGCGTGGAAGGCTTTGAGAAATACAACCTCGAACCCATTTCCCGTTTCACGGACTTCATGGAAAAAGCCCTGGGACTCCGGATCCCGAGAAACAAACCGGTTGTGGGGAAAAATATCTTCGCCCACGAATCAGGGATACACGCCGCAGGCATCCTGAAAAACCCCTTCAACTACGAACCCTATCCTCCGGAACTGATAGGAAGAGAAAGGTTGCTCCTAATTGGGGATTCCTCGGGCCTGGAAATAATCCGACATAAGGTCCAGGAAACCTTAAACGAATTGCTGGGAGTCGAAACAGCCGTAGAAAAAGACGATGAAAGGCTCCTCAACATCCAGCAAGAAATCCAGAAACTCTACGACAACGAAGAGCGGGTCTCCTCCATCTCGGACGAAGAACTCCTGGCCTACGTGGAGAAGTATTTCCTTTGCCAGTCGATCTGTGACCCTGTACACGCAGGAGGCAGAGGGAAGTTTGCGAAAAAGAGATGA
- the cbiT gene encoding precorrin-6Y C5,15-methyltransferase (decarboxylating) subunit CbiT produces the protein MSEIVGVSGGPTKPEIIVVSLSKLGLRDGDRFADVGCGTGSVSIAATRLVRGLTIYAIDAREEALRATEANFKNFNIENGRIFAGEASEILGGELIDSVDCAFVGGTKNIGTVLEKLVQKNARSIVVNAVRIETVVRTIEAMKKLEIFDEVIHLVVSRSAPIAGETMFKPENPVYIIVGKS, from the coding sequence ATGTCCGAAATAGTAGGTGTTAGCGGCGGTCCGACAAAACCGGAAATCATTGTGGTGTCCCTCTCAAAGCTCGGGCTTCGAGACGGGGACCGGTTTGCAGATGTAGGCTGCGGTACGGGTTCGGTATCAATTGCAGCAACCCGGCTGGTCAGGGGGCTCACGATCTATGCAATCGATGCCCGGGAAGAGGCTCTCAGGGCTACAGAAGCGAATTTTAAAAATTTCAATATTGAGAACGGCAGGATTTTTGCCGGAGAAGCCTCGGAAATCCTGGGTGGAGAACTCATTGATTCTGTTGACTGCGCTTTTGTCGGTGGGACAAAGAACATTGGCACCGTGCTAGAAAAACTGGTGCAGAAAAATGCCAGGAGCATTGTGGTAAATGCCGTCCGGATCGAGACTGTTGTCAGGACAATCGAGGCCATGAAGAAACTCGAGATTTTTGATGAAGTCATCCACCTGGTGGTCTCAAGAAGCGCCCCGATTGCAGGGGAGACCATGTTCAAGCCTGAAAACCCGGTGTACATTATTGTCGGAAAAAGCTGA
- a CDS encoding cobalt-factor II C(20)-methyltransferase: MLIGVGLGPGDPELLTLKAVNVLKNSDKVYVPGRMAQELVAPYADSEILEFPMIRDLEALNALWKENADKVAEQARNGTVAFGLIGDPNFFSTFTHLKKVMRRYYPDVEVSTIPGISSITSFAARTDVAVETSFEVSDGSEIGYKIHLKATKPKQIIETLEAEGYREFIFAEKLFSDDEVIIDKKEEIPEKGNYFSIVYGKK, translated from the coding sequence ATGTTAATAGGAGTAGGACTTGGTCCCGGAGACCCTGAACTTCTGACCCTGAAAGCAGTGAATGTTTTGAAAAACAGTGATAAGGTATACGTGCCCGGGCGCATGGCACAGGAGCTTGTGGCCCCTTACGCGGATTCTGAAATTCTGGAGTTTCCCATGATCAGGGACCTTGAGGCGTTAAACGCTCTCTGGAAAGAAAATGCCGACAAGGTTGCGGAGCAAGCCCGGAATGGGACCGTAGCTTTCGGGCTCATAGGTGATCCCAACTTTTTCTCTACCTTCACCCACCTGAAAAAGGTCATGCGCAGGTATTATCCGGATGTCGAAGTCTCAACCATCCCGGGCATCAGTTCTATCACATCTTTTGCTGCCAGGACCGATGTGGCGGTTGAAACTTCCTTCGAGGTCAGCGACGGCTCGGAAATCGGGTATAAGATCCACCTGAAAGCCACAAAACCGAAACAGATAATCGAAACGCTTGAAGCCGAAGGTTACAGGGAATTCATCTTTGCGGAAAAACTTTTTTCGGATGATGAAGTGATTATCGACAAGAAGGAAGAGATCCCTGAAAAGGGGAACTATTTCAGCATTGTTTACGGGAAGAAATGA
- a CDS encoding cobalt-precorrin-4/precorrin-4 C(11)-methyltransferase, giving the protein MERKVYVVGAGPGNPKLITVLGRELLEKADLVMYAGSLVNPIVLDYTNGETVDSYGLTLDETTKIIVDAVDAGKFVVRLHSGDPSLYGSIVEQMEELKKFDIEVERVPGVSSVFATSAALNTQLTLNGVSDTLIITRPAGKTLEKDLIPELSSYGTTMAIFLGTQKIKEIMEKVQCPKDTPVAVVFHASWEDEEVITGTVEDIAEKVKDAGIKRSAMILIGGVVDPKNYRRSHLYGVPQEPL; this is encoded by the coding sequence ATGGAAAGGAAAGTGTATGTTGTAGGAGCAGGTCCCGGAAACCCCAAACTAATTACCGTTCTGGGGCGCGAACTGCTTGAGAAAGCGGACCTTGTAATGTATGCAGGGTCCCTTGTAAACCCCATAGTTCTGGACTATACGAATGGGGAGACCGTGGACAGTTATGGGCTTACCCTTGACGAAACCACGAAGATTATCGTGGACGCCGTCGACGCAGGAAAATTCGTGGTACGCCTCCACAGCGGGGACCCCTCCCTCTACGGGTCCATCGTGGAGCAGATGGAAGAGCTGAAGAAATTCGATATAGAGGTCGAAAGGGTCCCGGGAGTTTCCTCGGTCTTTGCAACTTCAGCCGCCCTGAACACCCAGCTGACCTTAAACGGGGTGTCCGACACCCTGATTATCACCCGGCCGGCAGGCAAGACCCTGGAAAAGGACCTGATCCCCGAGCTTTCCTCTTACGGAACAACAATGGCGATCTTCCTTGGCACCCAGAAAATCAAGGAGATCATGGAAAAGGTCCAGTGCCCGAAAGACACCCCCGTGGCGGTCGTATTCCATGCCTCCTGGGAAGATGAGGAAGTTATCACCGGTACCGTGGAAGATATCGCGGAGAAGGTGAAGGATGCCGGGATCAAGCGTTCGGCAATGATCCTCATCGGCGGGGTAGTCGACCCAAAGAACTACAGGAGGTCACACCTATACGGAGTGCCCCAGGAACCGCTGTAA
- a CDS encoding cobalamin biosynthesis protein CbiG: MGADLLLYEKGIFETAFEKYGAIVAVFASGIVIRDIAPLLKDKWSDPGVVVVDSNLNFAIPILGGHHGANEIAKKLAELGAVPVLTTATEVHGKPSVEGIADRLGCDIFNKESTVAVNCALLDQDVEVLELKGPKIVVVDEDVSVLVRKKQDNG, from the coding sequence TTGGGCGCAGACCTGCTCCTCTACGAAAAGGGCATATTCGAAACCGCCTTTGAGAAATATGGGGCAATCGTAGCCGTCTTTGCCTCGGGCATAGTGATCAGGGACATCGCTCCTCTCCTCAAGGATAAGTGGTCGGACCCCGGGGTAGTTGTTGTGGACTCGAACCTGAACTTCGCAATCCCTATCCTTGGCGGGCACCACGGGGCAAACGAAATCGCAAAGAAACTGGCGGAACTGGGCGCCGTCCCGGTCCTGACCACTGCCACGGAAGTGCACGGGAAACCATCCGTTGAGGGAATTGCCGACAGGCTTGGCTGCGATATTTTCAATAAGGAATCCACGGTAGCCGTAAACTGCGCTCTCCTTGACCAGGATGTCGAGGTCCTTGAACTTAAGGGCCCGAAGATCGTTGTCGTGGACGAGGACGTATCCGTGCTGGTCAGGAAAAAGCAGGATAACGGCTAA
- a CDS encoding cobalamin biosynthesis protein: MIIGIGTRRGITKEEVIEAVGQALEECGADLEEVTAFASAKLKENEQGLLEAVELLGIPIEFMPDEVLNSYNPPSASQASRFGLKGVAEPAALALSEKKELICRKKVYGRVTIAIAR; the protein is encoded by the coding sequence ATGATCATAGGAATCGGAACCCGCAGGGGTATAACAAAAGAAGAAGTCATTGAGGCTGTGGGGCAAGCCCTCGAAGAGTGCGGGGCAGACCTGGAAGAGGTCACAGCCTTTGCCTCTGCGAAACTCAAAGAAAATGAACAGGGGCTGCTGGAAGCGGTCGAACTGCTGGGCATCCCGATTGAATTTATGCCGGATGAAGTGCTGAACAGTTACAACCCGCCTTCGGCGTCCCAGGCATCTCGCTTCGGGCTTAAAGGGGTAGCAGAACCGGCTGCTCTGGCCCTTTCGGAAAAAAAGGAATTGATTTGCAGGAAGAAAGTCTATGGCAGAGTCACAATCGCAATCGCAAGGTAA
- the cobJ gene encoding precorrin-3B C(17)-methyltransferase, producing MAESQSQSQGKETGGKLYVVGIGPGSVEQLTIKAREVILNADYVLGNSTYLDQMESLLGTQEVIRSFMGKEVERARKAVELAKDANVVMVSGGDTNVYGMAGIVLEVAEHENLDVDIEILPGVTAVLAGASLLGAPVVTDFAVISLSDLLTPWEVIEKRLNLAAEADFVIGLYNPKSRKRKSNFARAIEIIRKHKADSVPVGLVKNAMRGEGEDQIVTTLGEVMEYEDWVDMSTAILVCNGESRIWKSPKKDIIITPRGYHKKYDY from the coding sequence ATGGCAGAGTCACAATCGCAATCGCAAGGTAAGGAAACCGGTGGAAAACTCTACGTTGTGGGGATCGGACCGGGTTCCGTGGAACAGCTGACTATCAAGGCCCGGGAAGTGATCCTCAACGCTGATTACGTGCTCGGGAACAGTACATACCTGGACCAGATGGAAAGCCTTCTCGGCACCCAGGAAGTAATCCGGAGTTTCATGGGAAAAGAGGTCGAAAGAGCCCGAAAAGCCGTGGAACTCGCAAAGGACGCAAATGTGGTCATGGTCAGCGGGGGCGACACCAACGTCTACGGCATGGCAGGCATAGTGCTGGAGGTTGCCGAACACGAGAACCTTGACGTGGACATCGAGATCCTTCCAGGGGTAACGGCGGTCCTTGCAGGAGCAAGCCTGCTCGGGGCTCCCGTGGTAACGGACTTTGCGGTGATCAGCTTAAGCGACCTCCTGACGCCCTGGGAAGTCATCGAAAAGAGGCTTAACCTGGCAGCAGAGGCTGATTTCGTTATCGGGCTCTACAACCCGAAGAGCCGGAAGAGAAAGTCCAACTTTGCAAGGGCAATCGAGATCATCCGCAAGCATAAGGCTGACTCCGTGCCGGTCGGGCTTGTCAAGAACGCCATGAGAGGCGAAGGTGAAGACCAGATCGTGACAACCCTCGGGGAAGTCATGGAATACGAGGACTGGGTGGACATGAGCACCGCCATTCTCGTCTGCAACGGGGAGTCCAGGATCTGGAAGTCTCCGAAAAAGGATATCATCATCACACCCAGGGGGTATCATAAGAAATATGACTACTGA
- a CDS encoding precorrin-8X methylmutase, producing the protein MTTEKSSEKAGSVDDLEEFTELTVDVDPELVSICKDSGARTEEAKAIYMKSRTMIQELVGNNTLEDRFRQRCVIATGDLSVADIMRFSHDPIPAGVEAIKKGAPIFVDINMVKAGITKVGHSSEVICVLDEDPNSEIANKFGITRTSAGYLAAKDKLDGSIIAIGNAPSALIMVCKMIEKGVRPALIIGLPVGFVNAAESRELVRNLKIPVPSISCVGTRGGTPMAVACVNELVAIARESEE; encoded by the coding sequence ATGACTACTGAAAAAAGTTCCGAAAAAGCCGGGTCTGTGGACGACCTGGAAGAGTTTACCGAACTCACCGTGGATGTTGACCCCGAACTCGTGAGCATCTGCAAGGATTCCGGGGCAAGGACCGAGGAAGCCAAAGCTATCTACATGAAGAGCCGGACCATGATCCAGGAACTGGTCGGGAACAACACCCTTGAAGACCGTTTCCGCCAGCGCTGCGTGATTGCTACAGGCGACCTCTCCGTAGCTGACATCATGCGCTTTTCGCATGACCCCATTCCCGCAGGCGTCGAAGCCATCAAGAAAGGTGCCCCCATCTTCGTGGACATCAATATGGTAAAAGCCGGGATCACAAAGGTCGGGCACTCCTCCGAAGTGATCTGCGTCCTCGACGAGGACCCGAACTCGGAAATCGCAAACAAGTTCGGGATTACCCGGACCTCCGCAGGCTACCTGGCAGCAAAGGACAAACTGGACGGGAGCATCATTGCAATCGGAAACGCCCCTTCAGCCCTTATCATGGTCTGCAAAATGATTGAAAAAGGGGTCAGGCCTGCTCTCATTATCGGACTTCCCGTCGGCTTCGTAAACGCAGCCGAGTCCAGAGAACTTGTCAGAAACCTGAAAATCCCGGTCCCTTCCATAAGCTGCGTCGGGACCAGGGGCGGAACTCCGATGGCTGTTGCCTGCGTAAACGAGCTTGTGGCAATCGCAAGGGAAAGTGAAGAATAA
- a CDS encoding cytochrome c biogenesis CcdA family protein — translation MFNEAISPLAAFGAGVLSILSPCILPLLPAVLASSTEKGKLRPLAIVLGLSMTFTLMGVVTSTFGATAQAYIGHLKILAEILIIIMGVAMLLDLSLFNAFARFPLLAGLREGGLISGLLLGLSLGIIWIPCVGPILASILTLVALEGDTLYGALMLFIYSLGFAVPMLLLAYSTHLSSTKLRTISQYDAAFKKGAGIVLILIGLWMIYQNHLVSIF, via the coding sequence ATGTTCAATGAAGCGATTTCCCCCCTGGCTGCTTTTGGGGCAGGGGTCCTCAGTATCCTCTCCCCCTGCATCCTGCCCCTGCTGCCGGCCGTCCTGGCCTCATCTACAGAGAAAGGGAAGTTAAGGCCGCTTGCAATAGTCCTGGGGCTTTCCATGACATTTACACTCATGGGTGTGGTGACTTCTACATTCGGAGCGACTGCCCAGGCCTATATTGGCCATCTTAAAATCCTCGCGGAAATCCTGATTATCATAATGGGAGTGGCAATGCTCCTTGATCTCTCCCTCTTCAATGCCTTTGCAAGGTTCCCTCTCCTTGCGGGATTAAGGGAAGGCGGCCTGATCTCAGGCCTGCTGCTGGGACTTTCCCTGGGAATTATCTGGATTCCCTGTGTGGGACCAATCCTTGCCTCAATCCTGACCCTTGTGGCCCTGGAAGGAGACACTTTATACGGAGCACTGATGCTTTTCATCTATTCCCTGGGATTTGCGGTCCCGATGCTCTTGCTGGCTTATTCGACGCATCTTTCCTCCACAAAACTAAGGACGATCTCCCAGTACGATGCAGCCTTTAAGAAGGGCGCCGGAATTGTGCTTATCCTGATAGGGCTCTGGATGATATACCAGAACCACCTTGTCAGTATTTTTTGA
- a CDS encoding co-chaperone YbbN: MNKIVLLLILVSAFLFTAGCTEETPEAVDSGKNLVVEVNDLEQINEAIQKGPVFLKLGSEGCGPCREMKPIMAEMAEEYEGRATIMSVDIDESPHLAAYFNVGYIPDSCVITGLENGNYLYMQQDGSVTEDRMQARMIGLRDKETFEARLELALPQTE; the protein is encoded by the coding sequence ATGAATAAAATTGTTTTACTCCTGATCCTTGTTTCAGCCTTCCTTTTTACGGCAGGTTGTACGGAAGAGACCCCGGAAGCCGTAGACTCGGGGAAAAACCTTGTTGTCGAAGTAAACGACCTGGAGCAAATAAACGAAGCCATTCAGAAAGGCCCTGTCTTCCTGAAACTGGGATCTGAAGGGTGCGGACCCTGCAGGGAAATGAAACCTATAATGGCTGAAATGGCAGAAGAATACGAAGGAAGGGCTACAATTATGTCCGTCGATATAGATGAGAGTCCACACCTCGCAGCCTATTTCAATGTGGGCTACATTCCGGACTCCTGCGTGATCACAGGCCTTGAAAATGGAAATTACCTGTACATGCAGCAGGATGGAAGCGTCACGGAAGACAGGATGCAGGCAAGGATGATCGGACTCAGGGACAAAGAAACCTTTGAAGCCCGCCTGGAACTTGCCCTGCCGCAGACAGAATGA
- a CDS encoding ABC transporter ATP-binding protein gives MLEVRGLKKYFSSGHFKKEIIKAVDDISFEVREGKTLGLVGESGSGKSTVGRCILRFTEPDSGIVSFEGKDLAGLTKKEFSKVQPRMQMIFQDPYSSLDPKMKLKTSISEPLRLQGVKRKAAYAEVPHLLETVGLSPEHENRYPHQLSGGQNQRAAIARALALRPKFLIADEITASLDVSVQAQILHLIKNLKEEHSLGMLFISHDLEVVRYMCDRVAVMYAGKVLEIGAVEEVFSHPQHPYTRQLLSDKIQEQGGKEIRGPDFEANFEAKTDITPGFEGCVFYAECPYADPECRAETPKMLQTGRDHSVRCKKLR, from the coding sequence ATGCTTGAAGTCCGGGGACTGAAAAAATACTTTTCTTCGGGACATTTCAAAAAAGAAATTATAAAGGCAGTAGATGACATTTCTTTTGAGGTAAGGGAAGGAAAAACCCTCGGGCTTGTGGGAGAAAGCGGGTCCGGAAAAAGCACTGTTGGCAGGTGCATCCTGCGTTTTACGGAGCCGGACTCCGGGATCGTATCTTTTGAAGGGAAAGACCTGGCAGGGCTCACGAAGAAAGAGTTTTCAAAAGTGCAGCCCCGGATGCAGATGATCTTTCAGGACCCTTATTCTTCTCTTGACCCTAAAATGAAACTAAAGACAAGCATTTCCGAGCCCCTCAGGCTTCAGGGCGTCAAAAGAAAAGCGGCTTATGCCGAGGTTCCGCACCTTCTGGAAACAGTAGGGCTTTCCCCGGAACATGAAAACAGGTATCCCCACCAGTTGAGCGGGGGGCAAAACCAGAGGGCTGCCATAGCAAGGGCTCTAGCACTGAGGCCGAAGTTCCTGATTGCGGACGAGATTACAGCTTCCCTGGACGTATCTGTACAGGCGCAGATCCTGCATCTAATAAAAAACCTGAAAGAAGAACATTCCCTGGGTATGCTTTTTATTTCTCACGACCTCGAAGTTGTAAGGTATATGTGCGACCGGGTAGCTGTAATGTATGCCGGAAAGGTCCTGGAGATCGGAGCCGTAGAAGAAGTCTTTTCCCATCCCCAACACCCTTATACCCGGCAGCTTCTATCGGATAAGATTCAGGAACAGGGGGGAAAGGAAATCAGAGGGCCTGATTTTGAAGCAAATTTTGAAGCAAAAACAGACATTACCCCTGGTTTTGAAGGTTGTGTATTTTATGCAGAATGCCCTTATGCAGACCCGGAATGCAGGGCTGAAACCCCGAAAATGCTGCAAACCGGAAGAGACCACTCCGTCCGGTGCAAAAAACTAAGATGA
- a CDS encoding ABC transporter ATP-binding protein, whose translation MTRILTACNPGVQGVSPPLLEIRDLKVHFPDGAGPVKAVDRIDLTVRDKECFGIIGESGSGKTVLCLAILGLLPEDASCSGEVLFRGKTLFSMSAPGIRELHGREIGAIFQNPAASLDPVFTVGNQLSEALGRGAGVSGTDMKKNVMQLLDRVSIKEPALRIRQYPHELSGGLRQRVMVAMGIAAEPSLIVADEPTSGLDLRVKRRVISLLQEISQDTAMFVITHDLELAEKLFETLAVMYAGEIVEIASCKEFFQAPMHPFSEGLLNSLPSRGMQPIPGSSPSLLALPTGCRFFPRCRHAMEVCKTRHPELYSVEGKRQVRCFKYA comes from the coding sequence ATGACCCGGATCCTTACGGCCTGTAACCCCGGCGTCCAGGGGGTCTCTCCACCCCTACTTGAGATCCGGGATTTGAAAGTCCATTTTCCTGACGGCGCCGGTCCCGTAAAAGCCGTTGACAGGATCGACCTTACAGTCAGGGATAAGGAGTGCTTTGGAATCATCGGGGAATCAGGATCAGGAAAAACGGTGCTTTGTCTGGCGATTCTAGGACTCCTTCCCGAAGATGCGTCCTGTTCAGGAGAGGTCCTGTTCAGGGGGAAAACACTTTTTTCTATGTCTGCCCCAGGGATCAGGGAACTTCACGGAAGGGAAATAGGGGCAATTTTTCAAAACCCCGCAGCTTCCCTTGACCCCGTATTTACGGTAGGGAACCAGCTTTCGGAAGCCCTGGGCAGAGGTGCAGGAGTTTCAGGGACGGATATGAAAAAAAATGTGATGCAGCTCCTGGACAGGGTCAGCATCAAAGAGCCGGCCCTCCGCATAAGGCAGTATCCCCACGAGCTGAGCGGGGGCCTGAGACAGAGGGTGATGGTTGCCATGGGAATTGCAGCCGAGCCCTCGCTTATCGTTGCAGACGAACCCACAAGCGGGCTAGACCTCAGGGTTAAGCGCAGAGTCATATCCCTCCTGCAGGAAATCAGCCAGGATACGGCAATGTTTGTTATCACACATGACCTGGAACTTGCGGAAAAACTCTTTGAAACCCTTGCTGTGATGTATGCTGGAGAAATTGTCGAAATTGCAAGCTGCAAAGAGTTTTTCCAGGCCCCCATGCACCCTTTTTCAGAGGGGCTTCTGAATTCTCTTCCCTCGAGGGGGATGCAACCGATCCCGGGGTCAAGCCCTTCCCTGCTTGCCCTACCGACGGGGTGCAGGTTTTTCCCACGGTGCAGGCATGCAATGGAGGTTTGCAAAACCAGGCATCCGGAACTATATTCTGTGGAGGGGAAGCGGCAGGTGAGGTGTTTTAAGTATGCTTGA
- a CDS encoding ABC transporter permease: protein MKCGIKNRSLLAGLIILGFLGFIALFAAWLVPHDPEAINLDLRLTPPNSEYPFGTDHLGRCVLSRVLFASRISLLIGFSVVMLSLFIGTAVGTTAGYFGGFADEVLMRLVDGFLAFPSMFLALAIVGLFGGSLTNLVLALVLVEWTGYARVVRASVLTVKNREFVTVAKGFGGSDLYVIIRHVLPHASSPLLVMGTLGIGYVILASAGLSFLGFGVQTLPEWGAMLNDGRYFLRTAPYLMIFPGLSIMFTVLGFNFLGDGLRDCMDPKSKQGKESL, encoded by the coding sequence ATGAAATGCGGAATTAAAAACAGGAGCCTGCTTGCCGGGCTAATTATTCTCGGCTTCCTCGGCTTTATAGCCCTTTTTGCAGCCTGGCTTGTCCCCCACGACCCGGAAGCAATAAACCTGGACTTGAGGCTGACTCCCCCAAACTCCGAATACCCTTTCGGCACCGACCACCTGGGGAGATGTGTACTTAGCAGGGTACTGTTTGCGAGCCGCATATCCCTTTTAATCGGGTTTTCGGTTGTGATGCTATCCCTTTTTATAGGAACTGCCGTTGGCACCACTGCCGGCTACTTCGGAGGGTTTGCGGATGAAGTCCTGATGCGACTCGTAGACGGGTTTCTGGCGTTCCCCAGCATGTTTCTAGCCCTGGCGATAGTGGGGCTTTTCGGAGGGAGCCTTACGAACCTGGTGCTGGCCCTTGTCCTGGTTGAATGGACAGGCTATGCAAGAGTGGTCAGGGCTTCGGTACTTACGGTTAAAAACCGGGAATTCGTAACAGTAGCAAAAGGGTTCGGAGGAAGCGACCTGTACGTGATCATCCGCCATGTCCTCCCACATGCTTCATCCCCTCTCCTTGTGATGGGGACCCTCGGGATCGGATATGTGATCCTCGCATCTGCGGGCCTGAGCTTTCTCGGGTTTGGGGTGCAAACCCTCCCGGAATGGGGGGCCATGCTAAATGACGGGAGGTATTTTCTCCGCACGGCCCCCTACCTTATGATCTTCCCGGGGCTTTCGATAATGTTTACCGTCCTCGGGTTTAATTTCCTGGGAGACGGGCTTAGGGACTGCATGGACCCGAAATCAAAGCAAGGGAAGGAATCTTTATGA
- the nikB gene encoding nickel ABC transporter permease, which produces MITYMLKKIVLMAPVLLFISIVSFSLIYIAPGDPAEIILTSSSGGADPAAVEEFRIKEGFDKPLYVQYLNWLGAVLRGELGYSYMSERPVSEAILQAFTATFKLAFASFLVSLAISIPAGILAALKHDTWIDDLSRFLALLGVSMPNFWQGYLMILVFSVFLRILPAGGFGENGDFSHLILPMLTLGTSSAAVTMRLMRASLLEVLQEDYIYASRAKGLSEKVVIGKHALKNSIIPVLTMAGLNFGYLLNGSAVVETVFAWPGLGNLIVSSIYNRDYPMIQGTLLFVAVLFVAINLLVDLSYSCLDPRIRDEMRN; this is translated from the coding sequence ATGATAACATATATGTTAAAAAAGATCGTGTTGATGGCACCAGTGCTTCTTTTCATTTCAATTGTTAGTTTTTCTTTAATTTATATAGCCCCCGGAGACCCCGCCGAAATTATCTTGACAAGTTCATCGGGAGGGGCTGACCCTGCCGCTGTGGAAGAATTCAGGATCAAGGAAGGCTTTGATAAGCCCCTGTATGTGCAGTACCTGAACTGGCTAGGAGCCGTGCTGCGGGGGGAGCTTGGCTATTCCTATATGAGCGAACGCCCGGTCTCTGAGGCAATCCTGCAAGCCTTTACCGCCACTTTCAAGCTTGCCTTTGCAAGTTTCCTGGTCTCGCTTGCAATCTCGATTCCCGCAGGCATCCTTGCAGCTTTGAAACATGATACCTGGATTGACGACCTGAGCAGGTTTCTTGCCCTCCTTGGGGTTTCCATGCCAAATTTCTGGCAGGGGTATCTTATGATACTGGTTTTTTCCGTATTCTTACGTATTCTTCCTGCAGGAGGGTTTGGGGAGAACGGAGACTTTTCACACCTCATCTTACCCATGCTGACTCTCGGGACAAGTTCCGCAGCCGTGACAATGCGCCTTATGAGGGCAAGCCTCCTCGAGGTACTTCAGGAAGACTACATCTACGCCTCCAGGGCAAAAGGGCTTTCGGAAAAGGTTGTGATCGGAAAACATGCCCTTAAAAACTCCATAATTCCCGTGCTGACCATGGCGGGCCTGAATTTCGGATACCTGTTAAACGGTTCCGCGGTGGTTGAAACCGTATTTGCCTGGCCGGGGCTTGGAAACCTTATTGTCAGTTCGATCTACAACCGGGACTATCCTATGATCCAGGGAACCCTTCTCTTTGTGGCTGTCCTCTTTGTTGCCATAAACCTGCTTGTTGACCTTTCTTACAGCTGCCTTGACCCGAGGATTCGAGATGAAATGCGGAATTAA